In one Cervus elaphus chromosome 9, mCerEla1.1, whole genome shotgun sequence genomic region, the following are encoded:
- the TIMM13 gene encoding mitochondrial import inner membrane translocase subunit Tim13 isoform X2, with product MEGGFGSDFGGSGGGKLDPGLIMEQRMTDKCFRKCIGKPGGSLDNSEQKCIAMCMDRYMDAWNTVSRAYNSRLQRERANM from the exons ATGGAGGGCGGGTTCGGCTCGGATTTCGGGGGCTCTGGCGGCGGGAAGCTGGACCCAGGGCTCATCATGGAGCAG AGAATGACGGACAAGTGCTTCCGGAAGTGTATCGGGAAGCCGGGGGGTTCCCTGGACAATTCGGAGCAG aaGTGCATCGCCATGTGCATGGACCGCTACATGGACGCCTGGAACACCGTGTCACGTGCCTACAACTCGCGGCTGCAGCGGGAACGAGCCAACATGTGA
- the TIMM13 gene encoding mitochondrial import inner membrane translocase subunit Tim13 isoform X1 — protein MEGGFGSDFGGSGGGKLDPGLIMEQVKVQIAVANAQELLQRMTDKCFRKCIGKPGGSLDNSEQKCIAMCMDRYMDAWNTVSRAYNSRLQRERANM, from the exons ATGGAGGGCGGGTTCGGCTCGGATTTCGGGGGCTCTGGCGGCGGGAAGCTGGACCCAGGGCTCATCATGGAGCAGGTGAAAGTGCAGATCGCCGTGGCCAACGCGCAGGAGCTGCTACAG AGAATGACGGACAAGTGCTTCCGGAAGTGTATCGGGAAGCCGGGGGGTTCCCTGGACAATTCGGAGCAG aaGTGCATCGCCATGTGCATGGACCGCTACATGGACGCCTGGAACACCGTGTCACGTGCCTACAACTCGCGGCTGCAGCGGGAACGAGCCAACATGTGA